Proteins from a genomic interval of Novipirellula aureliae:
- a CDS encoding response regulator — MKKLLVVDDHEVIRHGVRVLLEDTDMEIVGEASTAADALSKVKSLSPDAVLLDIRMEGGDGLNALGRIKLDYPDLPIVLYSAYDNPTYIARAVALGASGYVLKSATRERLIEALGLALAGESAWTREELRRVTGALATPRLSADIEVPLTQRESEVLRQMALGLTNKEIAKMLGISYETVKEHVQHILRKIGVSDRTQAAVWAVRKNLV; from the coding sequence ATGAAAAAGTTATTAGTCGTCGACGATCACGAAGTCATTCGTCATGGTGTCCGAGTACTTCTAGAGGATACCGACATGGAAATTGTCGGTGAAGCCAGCACTGCGGCCGATGCGCTTAGCAAAGTAAAATCACTCTCTCCGGATGCCGTACTATTGGACATTCGCATGGAAGGTGGCGATGGCCTCAACGCGCTTGGTCGTATCAAGCTCGATTATCCCGATTTGCCAATCGTCCTATATTCCGCTTACGACAACCCAACATACATCGCTCGGGCGGTTGCGTTGGGTGCATCGGGTTACGTTCTCAAATCGGCCACGCGAGAGCGGTTGATCGAGGCTCTCGGTCTGGCATTGGCAGGCGAATCGGCTTGGACTCGCGAAGAGCTTCGGCGTGTAACGGGTGCCTTGGCTACTCCCCGCTTGAGCGCTGACATCGAAGTTCCGCTCACCCAGCGTGAAAGTGAAGTTTTGCGTCAGATGGCACTCGGTTTGACCAACAAAGAGATCGCCAAGATGCTCGGGATCAGTTACGAAACGGTGAAGGAGCATGTCCAGCACATTTTGCGAAAGATAGGCGTGAGCGATCGAACGCAAGCCGCCGTGTGGGCCGTTCGGAAAAACTTGGTTTAG
- a CDS encoding LptF/LptG family permease, with protein MPTRLTRYILLEIFKIFIVALIAMTMLILMIGVGRELLRRGLGIMAVVQLLPYVLPIALQFSFPATALFSVCCVYGRMAADGEVSTVKASGISPLKMLQPALIFAVLLSPISVCVSDLAVSWGKPGINRVVLMSVEDIAYRVLRAQHSYTSDHGFSIHVRDVQGKTLIQPTVSVLNHGNDGPMKLTAKTGQLSLDPATYQLVLQVVDSQIETGRGIQGIVPGEIEYKIPLGQAMIDKDPADRSPSSLPLRIIMTERLQQDARTHAAAGQLAAHVGFSILMSRSEAIAGPAGQGIEAKLAHSKKRLTRLHTEPWRRWAEGFSCFFFVLVGAPLAMIARTSDYWTTFGLCFLPILLTYYPLFIFGLEQAKDAAIPPYGVWIGNIVLGTIGATLIARVRRY; from the coding sequence ATGCCCACCCGCCTGACTCGATACATCCTACTGGAGATCTTCAAGATCTTTATCGTCGCGCTCATCGCGATGACGATGTTGATTTTGATGATTGGGGTCGGTCGCGAATTGTTGCGACGTGGCTTGGGCATCATGGCGGTCGTCCAACTGTTGCCTTATGTGCTGCCAATCGCTCTTCAATTCTCGTTTCCAGCCACCGCATTGTTCTCCGTTTGCTGCGTCTATGGGCGGATGGCTGCGGACGGTGAGGTGTCGACGGTCAAAGCGTCGGGAATCTCCCCACTCAAAATGCTTCAACCCGCTTTGATCTTTGCGGTCCTGTTGAGCCCGATATCGGTTTGCGTTTCAGACCTGGCCGTTTCCTGGGGCAAACCGGGGATCAACCGCGTCGTCTTGATGTCGGTGGAGGATATCGCCTATCGAGTTTTGCGAGCACAGCACTCGTATACGTCGGATCATGGCTTTTCGATACACGTCCGCGATGTCCAAGGCAAAACGCTCATCCAACCCACGGTGTCGGTGCTCAATCATGGCAATGATGGCCCCATGAAATTGACAGCAAAAACGGGTCAATTGAGTCTCGACCCCGCCACATACCAACTGGTCTTGCAAGTCGTCGACAGTCAAATCGAGACGGGGCGTGGAATTCAAGGGATTGTGCCCGGCGAGATTGAGTACAAAATCCCGCTCGGCCAAGCGATGATTGACAAAGACCCTGCTGATCGAAGCCCCAGTTCGCTGCCGCTACGGATTATCATGACCGAGCGTCTGCAGCAAGACGCGCGAACCCATGCTGCCGCGGGCCAATTGGCCGCTCATGTAGGCTTTTCCATCCTCATGTCTCGCAGCGAAGCGATCGCGGGGCCCGCCGGGCAGGGAATTGAAGCGAAATTAGCTCACAGCAAAAAACGTCTCACTCGGCTTCACACCGAGCCCTGGCGCCGCTGGGCTGAAGGCTTTAGTTGCTTTTTCTTCGTTCTCGTCGGTGCTCCTCTAGCGATGATCGCCCGGACAAGTGATTACTGGACCACGTTCGGGCTCTGTTTTCTGCCCATTCTGCTGACCTACTATCCGCTATTCATCTTCGGTCTCGAGCAGGCCAAGGATGCCGCCATCCCTCCCTACGGCGTTTGGATCGGCAATATCGTTCTCGGAACAATCGGTGCAACCCTCATCGCCCGAGTTCGCCGGTACTAG
- a CDS encoding DUF3500 domain-containing protein: MKRFCLRTPFWVLATTLLVTCFLLGMKLADPPGQQMQTFANAFLETLSEEQIAQTTVAYESSERTDWHFIPMKTRKGLPLMEMNTAQRTAALRLLRSALSEAGYRKASQIMLLEDVLRQLEGPNSESRRNRQKYYVTLFGTPDSVEPWGLSFEGHHLSLNFSCRDGKLVDSSPQFFASNPATIMSDVEGPLGKGTRVLRREEDLAFELINSFDETQKSAAIIADDAPRDIRFGGLAQAKVGPPEGLRFGRLTKDQAKRLKQIVSVYTDAVPEQIAKARRDAINTSGWDNIYFAWAGATKPGIGHYYRIQGDEFLIEFVNTQPDSAGNPANHIHCVYRDLTGDFGLPNS, translated from the coding sequence ATGAAACGATTTTGCCTGCGAACACCTTTTTGGGTATTGGCCACGACTCTGCTTGTCACCTGTTTCCTTCTAGGTATGAAGCTTGCTGACCCGCCTGGTCAACAAATGCAGACGTTTGCAAACGCGTTCCTGGAAACGCTTAGCGAAGAACAAATCGCTCAAACCACCGTTGCCTATGAATCGTCCGAGCGGACCGATTGGCACTTCATCCCGATGAAGACACGCAAAGGCTTGCCGCTGATGGAGATGAACACGGCTCAGCGGACAGCGGCGCTTCGGTTATTGAGGTCCGCACTTAGCGAAGCAGGCTACCGTAAGGCTAGCCAAATCATGCTGCTCGAAGACGTGCTTCGTCAACTCGAAGGCCCAAATAGTGAATCGAGAAGGAATCGGCAAAAGTACTATGTGACCCTTTTTGGAACGCCGGATTCGGTAGAGCCTTGGGGACTTAGCTTTGAAGGACACCACTTGTCACTCAACTTCAGCTGTCGAGACGGGAAGTTGGTTGACAGTAGCCCTCAATTTTTTGCGTCCAACCCAGCGACGATTATGAGCGACGTCGAAGGGCCACTCGGAAAGGGAACGCGAGTCCTTCGACGCGAAGAGGATTTGGCTTTTGAGCTCATCAACAGCTTTGATGAAACTCAGAAATCAGCGGCGATCATTGCCGATGACGCACCGCGAGACATTCGTTTTGGCGGACTTGCACAAGCCAAAGTGGGTCCACCCGAGGGTCTTCGTTTTGGTAGGTTGACGAAAGATCAAGCGAAACGACTCAAACAGATTGTAAGCGTCTATACCGATGCGGTGCCCGAACAGATTGCAAAGGCTCGGCGAGATGCAATCAACACGAGCGGTTGGGACAACATCTATTTCGCATGGGCGGGAGCGACAAAGCCAGGAATCGGCCACTACTACCGAATCCAAGGAGACGAGTTTCTAATTGAATTCGTCAACACCCAGCCTGATTCTGCAGGCAATCCGGCCAACCATATCCACTGCGTCTATCGAGACTTGACCGGCGATTTCGGTTTGCCAAACTCGTGA